From a single Nicotiana tabacum cultivar K326 chromosome 8, ASM71507v2, whole genome shotgun sequence genomic region:
- the LOC107806018 gene encoding protein CUP-SHAPED COTYLEDON 3-like, with the protein MDLREIGATLPPGFRFCPSDEELVCHYLFNKITNEEIIKGTLVEIDLHTCEPWQLPEVAKLNSSEWYFFSFRDRKYTTGFRANRATISGYWKATGKDRTVFDPCTREIVGMRKTLVFYKNRAPNGIKTGWIMHEFRLENPHIPPKEDWVLCRVFHKTKSENNNNCTNNLSPQNMYEAAVTSPELYNHSLNYDINNQNPPYQSQNSNTIHHHLFDLLVKNHLQLSHQEMNEVSKDETTVNLSKCSQEDDQYGLMFDMDFEVPCLQDEGVLHSSLEDMKFDDENSMVFI; encoded by the exons ATGGATTTAAGAGAGATTGGAGCAACACTGCCCCCAGGGTTTAGATTTTGTCCAAGTGATGAAGAGTTAGTTTGCCATTATCTCTTCAATAAAATTACtaatgaagaaataattaaaggtACTTTAGTGGAAATTGATCTTCACACTTGTGAGCCATGGCAGCTTCCTG AGGTGGCAAAGCTCAACTCAAGTGAGTGGTACTTCTTCAGCTTCCGAGATCGCAAGTATACCACCGGTTTTCGGGCTAACCGGGCCACAATTTCAGGTTACTGGAAAGCTACGGGCAAAGATCGAACAGTGTTCGATCCTTGCACGCGTGAGATCGTAGGAATGAGAAAAACTTTAGTCTTCTACAAAAATAGAGCTCCTAATGGCATTAAAACTGGCTGGATCATGCATGAATTTCGCTTGGAAAACCCTCATATTCCCCCTAAG GAAGATTGGGTATTATGTCGAGTATTTCACAAAACTAAAAGTGAGAACAACAACAATTGTACGAACAATCTTAGCCCACAAAACATGTACGAGGCTGCTGTCACTTCTCCAGAATTATACAACCATTCATTGAATTATGACATTAATAACCAAAATCCACCCTATCAAAGCCAGAACTCAAACACAATCCATCATCATTTATTTGATTTATTAGTAAAGAACCATCTTCAGTTGTCACATCAAGAAATGAACGAAGTTTCGAAGGATGAAACAACGGTCAACTTGTCCAAGTGCAGTCAGGAGGACGATCAGTATGGGTTGATGTTCGATATGGATTTTGAAGTACCATGTTTACAAGACGAAGGAGTACTGCATTCTAGTCTTGAAGATATGAAATTTGATGATGAAAATAGCATGGTTTTCATTTGA